The following are encoded in a window of Flavobacteriales bacterium genomic DNA:
- a CDS encoding RNA-binding S4 domain-containing protein has protein sequence MTDRDKSRRNPQGRTGRGNGAQRPASRPPDGQGSSKRAGRRPPGAVRRGERSWDEVDRGNRVDKPARPSVKDRYKQEREDRERENGKQRSGRPSGAVRRGERPRDEADRGSRADRPARPSVKEQYKQERDDRKREKREQRAGRPPGVGRGHIHGKGARHKAPAPSDGLIRLNRYLAQSGICSRREADDLIKAGVVTVNGQVVTELGTKVMPGDKVHYGGQRISMETKRYVLLNKPKGFITTTDDERDRRTVMALVTAACPERIYPVGRLDRNTTGVLLMTNDGDLAKKLTHPSHGAEKIYHVELDKAVTKAHMQQLVQGVQLEDGPAQADEVDFVTGATKREVGVKLHMGRNRIVRRMFESLGYQVVKLDRVVFAGLTKKDLPRGKWRHLTEKEVLFLSKRR, from the coding sequence ATGACCGACCGAGATAAGTCCCGCAGGAACCCCCAAGGCCGCACTGGGCGCGGTAATGGTGCCCAGCGACCCGCTTCGCGACCGCCGGATGGCCAAGGCAGCTCCAAACGCGCCGGTCGCCGGCCCCCAGGCGCGGTCCGCCGTGGTGAAAGGTCTTGGGACGAAGTGGACCGGGGGAACCGGGTGGACAAGCCCGCGCGGCCATCCGTGAAGGATCGGTACAAGCAGGAGCGGGAAGACCGCGAACGCGAGAACGGGAAACAGCGCTCCGGACGCCCGTCCGGAGCGGTCCGCCGTGGTGAAAGGCCTCGGGACGAAGCGGACCGGGGGAGCCGGGCGGACAGGCCCGCACGGCCATCCGTGAAGGAGCAGTACAAGCAGGAGCGGGACGACCGCAAACGCGAGAAACGGGAACAGCGCGCCGGACGCCCACCCGGGGTGGGTCGGGGGCACATCCATGGCAAGGGTGCCCGGCACAAGGCCCCGGCACCCAGTGATGGTCTCATCCGCCTCAACCGCTACCTGGCCCAAAGCGGCATCTGCAGCCGCCGTGAAGCCGACGACCTGATCAAGGCCGGCGTGGTGACGGTGAACGGCCAAGTGGTGACCGAACTGGGTACCAAAGTGATGCCCGGCGACAAGGTCCACTATGGCGGCCAGCGCATCAGCATGGAGACCAAGCGTTACGTGTTGCTGAACAAACCCAAGGGCTTCATCACCACCACCGACGATGAGCGCGACCGCCGTACCGTGATGGCCCTTGTGACCGCGGCATGTCCGGAACGCATCTACCCCGTTGGCCGCCTGGACCGCAACACCACCGGCGTGCTGCTGATGACCAACGACGGTGACCTGGCCAAGAAGCTCACCCACCCGAGCCACGGCGCGGAGAAGATCTACCATGTGGAGTTGGACAAGGCCGTGACCAAGGCCCACATGCAACAGCTGGTGCAGGGCGTGCAATTGGAGGATGGACCCGCCCAGGCGGACGAGGTGGACTTCGTGACCGGCGCCACCAAGCGCGAGGTGGGCGTGAAGCTGCACATGGGCCGCAACCGCATCGTGCGCCGCATGTTCGAGTCCCTCGGTTACCAGGTGGTCAAGCTGGACCGCGTGGTCTTCGCAGGCCTCACCAAAAAGGACCTGCCCCGGGGCAAGTGGCGGCACCTCACGGAAAAGGAGGTGCTCTTCCTCAGCAAACGGCGCTGA
- a CDS encoding YraN family protein: MAEHNVTGDRGETIASRFLEEHGLEVLERNWRHGRHELDIIARQGMELVIVEVKTRSSDQYGQPAEAVKKGKRGKILKAANAYVEATGCQLGLRFDIISIILHPGGKPYIHHITDAFYPTLHDRPR, from the coding sequence ATGGCCGAGCATAACGTCACCGGCGACCGGGGTGAGACCATCGCCAGCCGCTTCCTGGAGGAGCATGGCCTGGAGGTGCTTGAGCGCAACTGGCGCCATGGCCGGCACGAGCTGGACATCATCGCACGGCAGGGCATGGAACTGGTGATCGTGGAGGTGAAGACCCGCAGCAGCGACCAATACGGGCAACCCGCCGAAGCAGTGAAGAAGGGCAAACGCGGCAAGATCCTCAAGGCGGCCAATGCCTATGTGGAAGCGACCGGATGCCAACTCGGCCTCCGGTTCGATATCATCAGCATCATCCTGCACCCCGGTGGCAAACCATACATCCACCACATCACTGACGCCTTCTATCCCACCCTACATGACCGACCGAGATAA